The following DNA comes from Tunturibacter psychrotolerans.
GATCCCGCAATCTTAGTCTCACCTACGTCAATTGACATGTTGCCTATGTCAATTGAGAGATGTTTGAACTGATCTGATGCAATGTGGAATTAACACATCCATCGAGGTTCACACATGTCCAACAAAATTCTTAGACTTCCAGCGGTAAAGGCCAAGACTGGCCTTTCCCGTAGCACCATTTATGCGCGCGTTGCACAAGGCACATTTCCGGCAGCGCTAATTCTTGGTCCCAACACCGTCGGCTGGCTTGAGGCAGATGTTGAAGCTTGGATCGAGAAACAGATAGCGGCTACCCGCCGTTTGCAAGGGCGGGTAGCATGATCCGAATCGTTGTTGCCAATCAGCGTGGCGGTTCAGCCAAATCTACGACGACCGCGACGCTGGCCCGCTGCTTTGCCGACCGAGGGTTGCGAGTTCTAGTGATCGATGCCGATCCACAAGGGTCCCTTGCCGTGATCCTCGGGCTAAATCCTCCAGCTTTTCTTAATGATCTCCTGATAGAGAAGCTCGCGATCCGCGAGTGCGTCGTTAGCGCCAGGCCCGGACTCGACATCATCTGCGGCAACCGTTTCACCACGGACGCAGAGACCAAGACGATGGGACTACCGGGAAGTGAGTTTCTGTTCCGGCATCTCCTTGCCGACTACGAACGCGGTTACGATGCCGTCCTTATCGACGTAGCGCCCTCGATCAGCCTCTTCCAAACGTGTGCGATGGTCTACACACAGAACGTTTTGGTTCCGGTCGATATGGACATTCTGAGCGTTCAAGGCGCAACATCCACCATTCACGCCTGCGAGACCTTGAACCGCATGCTGGAACGTGGCCTTAACATTCGACCGCTTGGGATGCTGCCCGTGAAATTGAATCGTAGGCTGGCAGTGACTGAGATGGTGCTTACTACTCTGGCATCTATTTCGGAGCGGCGCGACATCCCGATCTATGGACCTATCCGTACTGATCAGTCTGTCGTAAAGGCGGCTGCCGATCGCCAGTTCATCGCTGACTACGACCCAAAATCCAAAGCACTGGAAGACTACGAGCAGTTGGCGAGCGAACTCATTTGTCGCTTTGGAAAAACGGAGGCAGTTCCGATCAATGTC
Coding sequences within:
- a CDS encoding ParA family protein codes for the protein MIRIVVANQRGGSAKSTTTATLARCFADRGLRVLVIDADPQGSLAVILGLNPPAFLNDLLIEKLAIRECVVSARPGLDIICGNRFTTDAETKTMGLPGSEFLFRHLLADYERGYDAVLIDVAPSISLFQTCAMVYTQNVLVPVDMDILSVQGATSTIHACETLNRMLERGLNIRPLGMLPVKLNRRLAVTEMVLTTLASISERRDIPIYGPIRTDQSVVKAAADRQFIADYDPKSKALEDYEQLASELICRFGKTEAVPINVKTA
- a CDS encoding helix-turn-helix transcriptional regulator, which codes for MSNKILRLPAVKAKTGLSRSTIYARVAQGTFPAALILGPNTVGWLEADVEAWIEKQIAATRRLQGRVA